Proteins encoded in a region of the Phocoena phocoena chromosome X, mPhoPho1.1, whole genome shotgun sequence genome:
- the MAGED2 gene encoding melanoma-associated antigen D2, whose amino-acid sequence MADTSESGTGPAHFQAEASEEDRGLKMQTLLTVTQNLEVSEAPKASKAPEVSKAMKVSNAAGVSKTTEVSKATEAQEVSATQASATAKLTDTQVLAAEAKNPAADTKVQNTDPQAVTMPATETKKVSCGADTKVNTKTLETEAAASQALADEPEPEGAAAQAQENQDTRPKVKAKKARKVKHLNGEEDGSSDQSQASGTTGGRRISKALMASMARRASRGPIAFWARRASRTRLAAWARRALLSLRSPKARRGKARRRAAKLQSSQEPETPPPRDVALLQGRANDLVKYLLVKDQTKIPIKRSDMLKDIIKEYTDVYPEIIERAGYSLEKVFGIQLKEIDKNDHLYILLSTLEPTDAGILGTTKDSPKLGLLMVLLSIIFMNGNRSSEAVIWEVLRKLGLRPGIHHSLFGDVKKLITDEFVKQKYLDYARVPNSNPPEYEFFWGLRSYYETSKMKVLKFACKVQKKDPKEWAAQYREAVEADMKAAAEAAAEAKARAEIRARMGIGLGSENAAGPCNWDEADIGPWAKARIQTGAEAKAKAQESGSASAGASASGSFGASTSLTATLTFGLFAGLGGAGASTSDNSGACGFSYK is encoded by the exons ATGGCTGACACAAGCGAGAGTGGTACGGGTCCAGCCCACTTCCAG GCTGAAGCTTCAGAAGAGGACCGTGGCTTGAAGATGCAGACCCTATTGACAGTGACCCAGAACTTGGAGGTCTCAGAGGCACCGAAGGCCTCAAAGGCACCAGAGGTCTCAAAGGCCATGAAGGTCTCAAATGCTGCAGGAGTTTCAAAGACCACAGAGGTCTCAAAGGCCACAGAGGCTCAGGAGGTATCTGCCACTCAGGCCTCAGCTACCGCTAAGCTGACTGATACCCAGGTTCTGGCAGCTGAAGCGAAGAATCCGGCAGCTGACACCAAGGTGCAGAATACTGACCCTCAGGCTGTGACAATGCCTGCTACTGAGACCAAAAAGGTCAGCTGTGGGGCTGATACGAAGGTCAATACAAAGACCCTGGAGACTGAGGCTGCTGCCTCTCAGGCTCTGGCAGATGAACCTGAGCCTGAGGGTGCAGCTGCACAGGCTCAGGAGAATCAGGATACTCGGCCCAAGGTCAAGGCCAAGAAAGCCCGAAAG GTGAAGCATCTGAATGGGGAAGAGGATGGCAGCAGTGACCAGAGTCAGGCTTCTGGAACCACGGGCGGCCGAAGGATCTCAAAGGCCCTAATGGCCTCAATGGCCCGCAGGGCTTCAAGGGGCCCCATAGCCTTTTGGGCCCGCAGGGCATCAAGGACTCGGTTGGCTGCTTGGGCCCGGAGAGCTTTGCTTTCTCTGAGGTCACCTAAGGCCCGTAGGGGGAAGGCTCGCCGCAGAGCTGCTAAGCTCCAGTCATCCCAAGAGCCTGAAACACCACCACCTCGGGATGTAGCCCTTTTGCAAGGGAGG gcCAATGATTTGGTGAAGTACCTGTTGGTTAAAGACCAGACAAAGATTCCCATCAAACGCTCAG ACATGCTGAAGGACATCATCAAAGAATACACTGATGTGTACCCTGAAATCATTGAACGAGCAGGCTATTCCTTGGAGAAG GTATTTGGGATCCAATTAAAGGAAATTGATAAGAATGACCACTTGTACATTCTTCTCAGCACCTTAGAGCCCACTGATGCAGGCATACTGGGAAC GACCAAGGACTCACCAAAGCTGGGTCTCCTCATGGTGCTTCTTAGCATCATCTTCATGAACGGAAATAGGTCCAGTGAGG CTGTCATCTGGGAGGTGCTGCGCAAGTTGGGGCTGCGCCCTGG GATACATCATTCGCTTTTTGGGGATGTGAAGAAGCTCATTACTGATGAGTTTGTGAAGCAGAA GTACCTGGACTATGCCAGAGTCCCTAATAGCAATCCGCCTGAGTATGAGTTCTTCTGGGGCCTGCGCTCTTACTATGAGACCAGCAAGATGAAAGTCCTCAAGTTTGCCTGCAAG GTACAAAAGAAGGATCCCAAGGAATGGGCAGCTCAGTACCGAGAGGCAGTGGAAGCAGATATGAAGGCTGCGGCTGAGGCTGCAGCTGAAGCCAAGGCAAGGGCTGAGATTAGAGCTCGGATGGGCATTGGGCTCGGCTCTGAGAATGCTGCTGGGCCCTGCAACTGGGACGAAGCTGATATTGGACCCTGGGCCAAAGCCCGGATCCAGACGGGAGCTGAAGCTAAAGCCAAAGCCCAGGAGAGTGGTAGTGCCAGCGCTGGTGCCAGTGCCAGTGGCAGCTTTGGTGCTAGCACCAGCCTGACAGCCACTCTCACGTTTGGGCTCTTCGCGGGCCTTGGTGGAGCTGGTGCCAGCACCAGTGACAACTCTGGTGCCTGTGGTTTCTCCTACAAGTGA